The DNA segment TGCCGTGCTTGACGCGAGCACTGGTACATTCAAGCGCTACTGGGGTGCCTACGGCAACCGACCGGAAGATGGTCGCGTTGACTACACACCAGGTGAGCCCCTGCCGCAGCAGTTCCGTGGCCCGGTTCACTGTGCCGTACCATCTGATGATGGCCTGCTCTACGTCTGTGACCGAGGTTCAGACCGAATCCAGGTTTTCCGTCCTGATGGCACTTTCGTTCGCGAAGCGCTGATTGCGCCGGACACGCTGGCACAGGGTTCAACCTGGGACATTTCGTTCTCCAATGACGAGGACCAGAAATTTATTTACCTGGCGGACGGTCAGAACTTCAAGATTTACGTGATTGACCGTGAATCCATGGAAGTATTGACCAGCTTCGGTGGCGGTGGTCGTCAGCCTGGCCAGTTCTATGCACCGCATAGCATTGCCTCTGACTCACACAACAACATCTATACCACTGAAACTTATGAAGGCAAGCGCGTTCAGAAGTTTGTTTACCAGGGTATGAAGGAAACCACACGCGGTGGCCACACAGGTGTGCCATGGCCAGCTGATCGCCTGTAAGTCATTGACTTACACAAGCGACTGACTAGAGGGCTGCCGCACTTTCGGGTGCAGCGGCCCTTTTAGTTTTAACGTTCAGCTGGTGTTAATACACAGACAGTTTTAATGCACAGACAGAAACCGATGAAGTAACACACGAGAACGGGAGACACGTTGTGAAATCGCGTCACATGATTAGCCTGGCCCTGAGCGGCCTGTTATTAGCTACTTCGCCACTGATGGCCGGAGAGAAAATTGAACTCGACTACACCTACACGGGTGACACCGGCGTCAGCCTGAGCAGCATGATGGGCGGGCCGCTTGGCATTAACAGCTTCACCGACCAGCGCGCCATCGAAAACAAGCACGATATCAAACGCGCGCAGCAGGGAGACGTGACGCTGAGCCAGCCTCCCACTGAGATCATCCAGCAAGCATTCCATGAAGCGTTTGTATCTGCAGATGCCCAGCTTGGCGACGCAGATACACCGCTGACACTTAGTGGCAAGCTCCTGGAAATGGAAATCGTGGAGTCCGCCGATGGCACTGAGGTGTTGATTCGCTGCGAATTGAGTCTGAATAATCAGGGCCGCAATGCATGGCAGAGTGTGGTGTTCAGCCGAGTCGCCGCTGACGGTCAGGATTTGTCAGCGACTATCACACAAGGACTGGACAGGCTGGTGAATGAACTGTTTCTGGATGACTACTTTCTGATGGAATTGGGGATATTCTGAGCCGCTACCGCCCCGCTACAGAAACAGGGCTTACGGCGGTGCTCAGCCGTAAGCCATCTCCAGCAACTCCATCACACTCTGCACCTGAATGGACCAGTAAACGATGCCTGCCACAATGATGCCGAACGAACTGGCCGCTGCAATTTTCTGAAGCAGGGTTAAGCTTTTTTTGTCACTCATGAGGCAATTCCCATATAAGATATTTGTCGGATACGTGTCATTGACACTGTCCTGGCCAGATCAGTTTTTCCTCAGGAGAAACCGATCCAGCGCCCGGTTGCTGCCACACTGAACCAGATCAGAATGGAGGCAACGGCTACCAGCTTTAGCAGCCAGGGCTGGATATCAGCATGATTGCCTTTTAAAAGCGGCCGCTTGATAGCAAAAACGAAAATAATGCCGACCAGCAGCGCTGACATCTTGGCCCAGAAAAAGTCATTGTAATACATACGTTGGGCCACAGCCGCCGCCATAAAGATGCCGGTTGCCAGTATAAAGCCCAGGGCGATACGGAACCATTTATGTGCCTGATCTGCAACCACCTCTGAAGGTACATCCCTCATGATCACACCCAGCAACCGAAGATCGGTAACCAGCACGGAACCGCCCAGTACCGCCAATGACATCAGATGGATGGACTGACCAAACGTCGCATAGACGCCACCGTAGGTTTTGCCGATGTATCCCAGAAATGATGTTTCGGCCCACTCAAAAAAAGGTAATAGCTCCATGGGGAACTCCTGTTTGTCTTCTCAACCGGCCCTTAGCCGACATCTGTCATGCATCAAATAATGTGTAAGCTGTCAGTCCGCTACACAGCCTGCGGCCGCGCCCAACCAGGCTGGTAGTTCGCGATAACAATGAAACCAGTCATAGGCAATCAAACGACCGGTCATAACCACACCCGCCCACAACCCGAGAGACAGGGCCGCACATATTTGCAGATTCCGGGGCGCCTTGGGCTCATATTCCCAGCTGGACGCAGAGGCTTTCAGGCGTTTGTGGAATATCACGGCGTTAACAAAAGCGGCCAGCAACATCACCATTTTGACTCTAAACCAGATACTCTGAATGGTGTATGTGGGCTTGGCGTAAAACAGCAACAGGCCGGTGATGAACATGATGACAAAACCTATCATCATGGGGATATTCAAGCGTTCAGAAATCTTGACCGCAGAGACGCCCGGCATGGCCAGCCCCAACATACGCAAATCGATAAAAACCAGCATGCCCAGACACAGCATGATGGTAATGACATGCGTTGCCTCGATCCAGTTGTATAAATAGTAGGATTCTTCTATCGACCGACTGCCGCCAGTCGCGTAAAGCCACTCGGCAAATTGCATTAACAATTCGTTGATCACGCTGTTGTCCTCCCCAGCCCTACTCATTGGCACCCAGGTGCACAAATATTTGTACTTCTACTTATAATGCGTCAGTCCAGCGACTGTGATTACCTTTCACTTGTTTGCCACTGACAATGATGCATCTGTCATTATCGCTTTTCACTTTTATTGCGCCTGATCAACAAATCGTGCCGGGCGACTGAATGCGGCGCAGAATAGCCCAGACGCTCGTTCAAATCTACCCCGGCAAGCAATTCAGACCGAGCGAAAGCGTAGCACAAAAGATGTTGCATCGGCTTTCGTTTCATCGCGTATTTTAGCTCAATGGTACGCTGTACACGGCAGAGCATTGGACACGACAACCCAACAGCGTTCTAATTGCGCCATACTATCGTTGAAGTCACACCAAGCCGCGAGAACCCCATGTCCGACACAGGCGCACCCAATCTGCAAACACTGAAGCAACGCATCATCGATAGCGGTGCACTCGGGCGTTCGCCGGTCTATGTCAAACTCCTTGATTACCTGACAGACTGCGCCGCAGATAGCCGGCAACCCAAGGAATTTGAGATAGCTGTTGATGTCCTGGGCCGGGACAGCAACTTTGATGTGTCACGCGACTCTGTAGTCAGGGTTTACATACATCAGCTACGTAAACGCCTGGAAGCGTACTACGTCCGCCATGAGCCCAATGCAGATTATCGTATAGTCATTCCCAAAGGGCAGTACATCATCACTCTGGAAGCATGTCGGCCCGACACGCCTGCCGCTTCCCGGGAAGACAGCCCGGAGCGCCGCCGCCCGGCTCGACTCACGCTGGCCCTGCTGGCACTGATAGCGGTTCTGGGCGCAGCTAATGCATGGCAGTGGTCTGCTTCATCCGGGCCGGAA comes from the Pseudohongiella acticola genome and includes:
- a CDS encoding DUF6644 family protein, coding for MELLPFFEWAETSFLGYIGKTYGGVYATFGQSIHLMSLAVLGGSVLVTDLRLLGVIMRDVPSEVVADQAHKWFRIALGFILATGIFMAAAVAQRMYYNDFFWAKMSALLVGIIFVFAIKRPLLKGNHADIQPWLLKLVAVASILIWFSVAATGRWIGFS